The Emys orbicularis isolate rEmyOrb1 chromosome 21, rEmyOrb1.hap1, whole genome shotgun sequence genome has a segment encoding these proteins:
- the C21H19orf47 gene encoding uncharacterized protein C19orf47 homolog isoform X1, whose translation MVSVTMATSEWIQFFKEAGIPPGPAVNYAVMFVDNRIQKNMLLDLNKEIMNELGITVVGDIIAILKHAKVVYRQEMCKAATESVSSNQPSMQSELRRNANSAATRMIANSLSRDSPPATPVRRPDTSTSKISVTVSNKMAVKNAKAALCDPADESLVGPVKRRRVTAEMEGKYIINMPKGTTPRTKKILEQQAAKGTTGVPRTSVFDRLGAEMKADTTTGNKPTGVFSRLGDALEAEEDKAADSDDDCSILQYAGVLKKLSKPLRKESAKPGVTIKAKATSSEAKPAVTTIRRLGNKSSGLAVKEKKAESASKVSVIQRLGKPSLPTEAQDSSVTSTKNKAEPQFRVTLKRTLGSAKVSSTSEIYSAQMDNTGTVSVFKRLGKKAN comes from the exons ATGGTGTCAGTTACAATGG CTACGTCCGAGTGGATTCAGTTTTTTAAGGAAGCTGGGATTCCTCCAGGCCCTGCTGTCAACTACGCAGTTATGTTTGTGGATAACAG AATCCAGAAGAACATGCTGCTGGACCTGAACAAGGAGATCATGAATGAGCTAGGGATCACGGTGGTGGGGGATATTATCGCTATCCTCAAGCACGCTAAAGTTGTTTACAGACAG GAGATGTGCAAGGCAGCTACTGAATCGGTGTCCTCCAACCAGCCAAGTATGCAGTCAGAGCTCCGCAGGAACGCCAACAGCG CCGCCACCCGTATGATCGCTAACAGTTTAAGCCGAGATTCGCCACCTGCTACCCCTGTCCGAAGACCTGACACCAGTACGTCCAAAATCTCTGTTACTGTGTCCAACAAAATGGCTGTGAAGAACGCAAAAGCAG CATTATGCGATCCAGCGGACGAGAGCCTGGTGGGCCCGGTGAAACGACGGCGAGTAACAGCGGAGATGGAAGGGAAGTACATCATCAACATGCCAAAAGGTACCACGCCCAGGACTAAGAAAATCCTGGAACAGCAGGCAGCAAAAGGTACCACTG GTGTGCCCAGGACGTCTGTGTTTGACCGGCTGGGAGCTGAGATGAAGGCAGACACAACCACAGGGAATAAG CCTACAGGGGTCTTCAGCCGACTGGGGGACGCACTGGAGGCAGAGGAGGACAAAGCCGCAGACAGTGACGACGACTGCTCCATCCTGCAGTATGCTGGCGTCCTGAAGAAGCTCTCCAAGCCTTTACGCAAGGAAAGTGCCAAACCAGGAGTAACCATCAAAGCAAAAGCCACGAGCTCGGAGGCAAAACCAGCTGTGACGACCATTAGACGACTTGGCAATAAGAGCTCCGGCCTGGCGGTGAAGGAAAAGAAGGCGGAATCAGCGTCCAAAGTCAGCGTCATCCAGAGACTGGGCAAGCCCTCCCTGCCCACCGAGGCCCAGGACAGCAGCGTCACCAGCACGAAGAACAAAGCCGAGCCGCAGTTCAGGGTCACTCTAAAGAGAACTTTGGGTAGCGCTAAGGTAAGCAGCACCAGCGAAATCTATAGCGCTCAGATGGACAATACAGGGACTGTTAGTGTCTTTAAAAGACTGGGCAAGAAGGCAAACTGA
- the C21H19orf47 gene encoding uncharacterized protein C19orf47 homolog isoform X2, with product MVSVTMATSEWIQFFKEAGIPPGPAVNYAVMFVDNRIQKNMLLDLNKEIMNELGITVVGDIIAILKHAKVVYRQEMCKAATESVSSNQPSMQSELRRNANSAATRMIANSLSRDSPPATPVRRPDTSTSKISVTVSNKMAVKNAKAALCDPADESLVGPVKRRRVTAEMEGKYIINMPKGTTPRTKKILEQQAAKGVPRTSVFDRLGAEMKADTTTGNKPTGVFSRLGDALEAEEDKAADSDDDCSILQYAGVLKKLSKPLRKESAKPGVTIKAKATSSEAKPAVTTIRRLGNKSSGLAVKEKKAESASKVSVIQRLGKPSLPTEAQDSSVTSTKNKAEPQFRVTLKRTLGSAKVSSTSEIYSAQMDNTGTVSVFKRLGKKAN from the exons ATGGTGTCAGTTACAATGG CTACGTCCGAGTGGATTCAGTTTTTTAAGGAAGCTGGGATTCCTCCAGGCCCTGCTGTCAACTACGCAGTTATGTTTGTGGATAACAG AATCCAGAAGAACATGCTGCTGGACCTGAACAAGGAGATCATGAATGAGCTAGGGATCACGGTGGTGGGGGATATTATCGCTATCCTCAAGCACGCTAAAGTTGTTTACAGACAG GAGATGTGCAAGGCAGCTACTGAATCGGTGTCCTCCAACCAGCCAAGTATGCAGTCAGAGCTCCGCAGGAACGCCAACAGCG CCGCCACCCGTATGATCGCTAACAGTTTAAGCCGAGATTCGCCACCTGCTACCCCTGTCCGAAGACCTGACACCAGTACGTCCAAAATCTCTGTTACTGTGTCCAACAAAATGGCTGTGAAGAACGCAAAAGCAG CATTATGCGATCCAGCGGACGAGAGCCTGGTGGGCCCGGTGAAACGACGGCGAGTAACAGCGGAGATGGAAGGGAAGTACATCATCAACATGCCAAAAGGTACCACGCCCAGGACTAAGAAAATCCTGGAACAGCAGGCAGCAAAAG GTGTGCCCAGGACGTCTGTGTTTGACCGGCTGGGAGCTGAGATGAAGGCAGACACAACCACAGGGAATAAG CCTACAGGGGTCTTCAGCCGACTGGGGGACGCACTGGAGGCAGAGGAGGACAAAGCCGCAGACAGTGACGACGACTGCTCCATCCTGCAGTATGCTGGCGTCCTGAAGAAGCTCTCCAAGCCTTTACGCAAGGAAAGTGCCAAACCAGGAGTAACCATCAAAGCAAAAGCCACGAGCTCGGAGGCAAAACCAGCTGTGACGACCATTAGACGACTTGGCAATAAGAGCTCCGGCCTGGCGGTGAAGGAAAAGAAGGCGGAATCAGCGTCCAAAGTCAGCGTCATCCAGAGACTGGGCAAGCCCTCCCTGCCCACCGAGGCCCAGGACAGCAGCGTCACCAGCACGAAGAACAAAGCCGAGCCGCAGTTCAGGGTCACTCTAAAGAGAACTTTGGGTAGCGCTAAGGTAAGCAGCACCAGCGAAATCTATAGCGCTCAGATGGACAATACAGGGACTGTTAGTGTCTTTAAAAGACTGGGCAAGAAGGCAAACTGA